Proteins from one Maledivibacter sp. genomic window:
- a CDS encoding carbohydrate ABC transporter permease: MENSRMKRIGLPFLSSLLAVLFLSPLYIVFTNSFKTQKGIFLNVMSLPFGKYFSPGNYTESFKQLDFIRSFFNSLFITISSTLIIIIFASMAAWMLVRTKSKFSTFLFFLFAGAMLIPFQSVMLPLIRLMGKLNLLNPFGLIFMYLGFGSSLSIILYHGFIKGIPKELEEAATIDGCNRFEVFWYIVFPLLKPITVTVSILNAMWIWNDFLLPQLVINKPEWHTIPLKMFFFFGQFSKKWHLALAGLVIAMIPIIIFYLFAQKHIVKGVTDGSIK; this comes from the coding sequence ATGGAAAATAGTAGGATGAAAAGAATTGGACTACCATTTTTAAGTAGTTTATTGGCAGTATTATTTTTATCCCCCTTATATATAGTATTTACAAATTCCTTCAAAACTCAAAAAGGTATATTTTTAAATGTCATGAGTTTGCCCTTTGGGAAATATTTTAGCCCAGGCAATTATACTGAGTCCTTTAAACAGCTTGATTTTATTCGATCATTTTTTAATTCCTTGTTTATTACAATTTCAAGTACCCTTATAATCATTATATTCGCCTCAATGGCTGCATGGATGCTGGTGAGAACAAAGAGTAAATTCAGTACCTTCTTATTCTTTCTATTTGCCGGGGCCATGCTTATACCCTTTCAATCAGTAATGCTGCCCCTAATAAGGTTAATGGGTAAACTAAATCTTTTAAATCCATTTGGACTTATATTCATGTATCTTGGATTTGGATCGAGCCTCTCTATAATACTATATCATGGTTTTATTAAGGGGATACCAAAGGAATTGGAGGAAGCTGCTACTATAGATGGATGTAATAGATTTGAGGTTTTTTGGTATATTGTATTTCCATTGCTAAAGCCCATAACAGTTACAGTTAGTATTTTAAATGCCATGTGGATATGGAATGATTTTCTATTACCTCAGCTTGTAATTAATAAACCTGAGTGGCATACAATCCCACTTAAGATGTTTTTCTTCTTTGGTCAATTTTCTAAGAAGTGGCATCTAGCATTAGCTGGTCTTGTAATAGCTATGATTCCAATTATTATATTTTATTTATTCGCCCAAAAACATATTGTCAAGGGTGTTACCGACGGGTCTATTAAATAG
- a CDS encoding DUF5110 domain-containing protein, whose translation MIAYEIIDGVVKYRFGNPISTHAVVLKGNEIKKQELRYFALENNEITKLKYKMDEGDIILGLGENQKGINKRGGIFEAYCSDDPIHTPNKKSLYGAHNFLIVDGTNRFGIFIDYPSKIVFDIGFTHKDKLEIAIPNKNFDLYIIDGKSLRDIVTKFLKIIGKSYIPPKWAFGFQQSRWSYPDARKIYETANNFIENDIPCDSIYLDIDYMEDFKDFTISKERFPQFKSLVGEIKEKGFRLIPIIDAGVKIEEGYEIYEEGIKKGYFCVDEKGDPFVAAVWPGKVHFPDFLNKEARKWFGLKYRMLIDLGIEGFWNDMNEPAIFYTEKGLKEAIDHCEESKNKNLNIYSFFALKDSFINLSNNARDYKGFYHDIDGQLVNHDSVHNLYGYNMTKAAAEGFKEIDSNKRFLMFSRASYIGMHRYGGIWTGDNHSWWDHILLNIRMMPSLNMCGFLYSGADTGGFGGDANAQLLIRWTQFSLFTPLFRNHSAIGTRKQEPYAFDIESTDILRSAIRLRYALLPYIYSEYMKGARNHDVYFAPLSFEYDDKYSKHVEDQLLVGASMMISPIYVENAIGRHVWLPEEMLLWKANDYHNRYYSIMEKGHTYIDINIDEIPIFIRKNKMIIFGKHANNVEKLDNKELYVVAFVEDKASYTYYDDDGVTYDFDKGVYSEIVIDIEKIDGDYRVDINNKGNKYVEKLNFDIVDLKGNITKKSLVINKGDVK comes from the coding sequence GTGATAGCATATGAAATTATTGATGGGGTGGTAAAATACAGATTTGGGAACCCTATTTCAACCCATGCCGTAGTATTAAAGGGTAATGAAATAAAAAAGCAAGAACTTCGGTATTTTGCCCTAGAAAATAATGAAATCACTAAATTGAAATATAAAATGGACGAAGGAGATATAATCTTAGGACTTGGTGAAAATCAGAAAGGAATAAACAAGCGAGGGGGGATATTTGAAGCCTATTGTTCCGATGATCCAATACATACCCCGAATAAAAAATCATTATATGGAGCCCATAATTTTTTAATAGTAGATGGAACTAATAGATTCGGTATCTTTATTGATTATCCAAGTAAAATTGTGTTTGACATAGGATTTACCCACAAGGATAAACTGGAAATAGCCATACCGAATAAAAATTTTGATTTATATATTATAGATGGTAAAAGCTTAAGGGATATAGTTACAAAGTTTCTAAAAATAATTGGGAAAAGCTATATACCTCCTAAATGGGCCTTTGGATTTCAACAGTCAAGATGGAGTTATCCCGATGCAAGGAAGATATATGAGACAGCAAATAATTTTATAGAAAATGATATACCATGTGACTCCATATATTTGGACATTGATTATATGGAGGATTTTAAAGATTTTACTATTAGCAAGGAGAGATTTCCTCAATTTAAAAGCTTAGTAGGGGAAATAAAGGAAAAAGGATTTAGACTGATTCCAATAATAGATGCTGGGGTGAAAATAGAAGAGGGTTATGAAATCTATGAGGAGGGTATAAAAAAGGGCTATTTCTGCGTTGATGAAAAAGGCGACCCCTTTGTAGCAGCAGTTTGGCCTGGCAAGGTACATTTTCCAGACTTCTTAAATAAAGAAGCTCGTAAATGGTTTGGTCTAAAATACAGGATGCTAATAGATCTAGGTATAGAGGGCTTTTGGAATGATATGAATGAACCGGCCATTTTTTATACTGAGAAGGGTTTAAAAGAGGCTATAGACCATTGTGAGGAATCGAAAAATAAAAATCTGAATATATATTCCTTTTTCGCTTTAAAGGATTCATTTATAAACCTATCAAATAATGCTAGGGACTACAAAGGCTTTTATCATGATATTGATGGTCAGCTTGTGAACCATGATAGTGTCCATAACCTATACGGCTATAACATGACTAAAGCCGCTGCTGAAGGTTTTAAAGAAATAGATTCGAATAAAAGATTTTTGATGTTTTCTAGAGCATCATATATAGGTATGCATAGATATGGAGGGATCTGGACAGGAGATAATCATTCATGGTGGGATCACATACTTCTAAATATAAGGATGATGCCGTCCCTCAATATGTGTGGATTTCTTTATTCTGGTGCAGATACTGGGGGCTTTGGTGGGGATGCAAATGCCCAGTTATTAATAAGGTGGACACAATTCAGTTTATTCACACCACTTTTCCGAAATCATTCTGCAATAGGAACCAGAAAACAAGAGCCCTATGCCTTTGATATAGAGAGTACCGATATACTAAGATCTGCTATAAGATTGAGATATGCACTACTGCCATATATATATTCAGAATACATGAAAGGGGCGAGAAATCACGATGTCTATTTTGCTCCACTCTCATTTGAGTATGATGATAAGTACTCAAAGCATGTTGAGGATCAATTGTTGGTTGGAGCATCTATGATGATATCCCCCATATATGTAGAAAATGCCATTGGAAGGCATGTATGGCTACCCGAAGAAATGCTTTTATGGAAGGCCAATGATTATCATAATAGATATTATAGTATCATGGAAAAAGGTCATACATATATTGATATTAATATAGATGAAATACCAATTTTCATTAGAAAAAATAAAATGATTATCTTTGGTAAGCATGCTAATAATGTTGAAAAGCTAGATAATAAAGAGCTTTATGTAGTAGCCTTTGTTGAGGATAAAGCTAGTTATACCTACTATGATGATGATGGGGTTACCTATGACTTTGATAAAGGTGTATATTCTGAAATTGTTATTGATATTGAGAAAATAGATGGGGATTATAGGGTTGATATCAATAATAAAGGTAATAAATATGTTGAAAAATTAAATTTTGATATTGTAGATTTAAAAGGAAATATCACAAAGAAATCATTGGTGATAAATAAAGGGGACGTAAAATGA